In Perca fluviatilis chromosome 14, GENO_Pfluv_1.0, whole genome shotgun sequence, a genomic segment contains:
- the LOC120573128 gene encoding myosin heavy chain, fast skeletal muscle-like, whose product MSTDAEMAIYGKAAVYLRKPEKERIEAQTAPFDAKSACYVADVKELYLKAKILKKDGGKVTVELLDTKEERTVKEEDVHPMNPPKYDKIEDMAMMTHLNEASVLYNLKERFCSMDDLTYSGLFCATVNPYKWLPVYDAECVSAYRGKKRMEAPPHIFSVSDNAFQFMLTDRENQSVLITGESGAGKTVNTKRVIQYFATIAVGGPKRDESKGSLEDQIIAANPLLEAYGNAKTIRNDNSSRFGKFIRIHFGTTGKLSSADIETYLLEKSRVTYQLSDERGYHIFFQMMTGHIPEILDQALITTNPYDFPMCSMGQITVASIDDKVELEATDNAIDILGFTGEEKVSIYRMTGAVLHHGNMKFKQKQREEQAEPDGTEEADKVAYLLGLNSADMLKALCYPRVKVGNEFVTKGQTVPQVMNAVPALAKSIYERMFLWMVVRINQSLDTKQARQFYIGVLDIAGFEIFDFNTLEQLCINFTNEKLQQFFNHTMFVLEQEEYKKEGIIWEFIDFGMDLAACIELIEKPMGIFSILEEECMFPKATDTSFKNKLYDQHLGKNKAFEKPKPAKGKIEAHFSLVHYAGTVDYNIAGWLDKNKDPLNESVIQLYQKSPVKLLAVLYPPVVEETGGAKKGGKKKGGSMQTVSSQFRENLGKLMTNLRSTHPHFVRCLIPNESKTPGLMENFLVIHQLRCNGVLEGIRICRKGFPSRILYADFKQRYKVLNASVIPEGQFIDNKKASEKLLGSIDVNHDEYKFGHTKVFFKAGLLGVLEEMRDEKLASLVTMTQALCRGYLMRKEFVKMTATRDAVYTIQYNVRSFMNVKHWPWMKVYYKIKPLLKSAETEKELAAMKENYEKMTTDLAAALAKKKELEQKMVSLLQEKNDLQLQVASESENLNDAEERCEGLIKSKIQLEAKLKETTERLEDEEEMNAELTAKKRKLEDECSELKKDIDDLELTLAKVEKEKHATENKVKNLTEEMASQDESIAKLTKEKKALQEAHQQTLDDLQAEEDKVNTLTKAKTKLEQQVDDLEGSLEQEKKLRMDLERAKRKLEGDLKLAQESIMDLENDKQQSDEKIKKKDFEISQLLSKIEDEQSLGAQLQKKIKELQARIEELEEEIEAERAARAKVEKQRADLSRELEEISERLEEAGGATAAQIEMNKKREAEFQKLRRDLEESTLQHEATAAALRKKQADSVAELGEQIDNLQRVKQKLEKEKSEYKMEIDDLSSNMEAVAKAKGNLEKMCRTLEDQLSELKTKNDENVRQINDSNGQKARLLTENGEFSRQIEEKEALVSQLTRGKQAFTQQIEELKRQIEEEVKAKNALAHGLQSARHDCDLLREQFEEEQEAKAELQRGMSKANGEVAQWRTKYETDAIQRTEELEESKKKLAQRLQEAEEQIEAVNSKCASLEKTKQRLQSEVEDLMIDVERANGLAANLDKKQRNFDKVLAEWKQKFEEGQAELEGAQKEARSLSTELFKMKNSYEESLDQLETMKRENKNLQQEISDLTEQIGETGKSIHELEKSKKQVETEKAEIQTALEEAEGTLEHEESKILRVQLELNQIKGEVDRKLAEKDEEMEQIKRNSQRVIDSMQSTLDSEVRSRNDALRIKKKMEGDLNEMEIQLSHANRQAAESQKQLRNVQAQLKDAQLHLDDAVRAQEDFKEQAAMVDRRNGLMVAEIEELRAALEQTERGRKVAEQELVDASERVGLLHSQNTSLLNSKKKLESDLVQVQSEVDDTVQEARNAEEKAKKAITDAAMMAEELKKEQDTSAHLERMKKNLEVAVKDLQHRLDEAENLAMKGGKKQLQKLESRVRELEAEVEAEQRRGADAIKGVRKYERRVKELTYQTEEDKKNVGRLQDLVDKLQLKVKAYKRQAEEAEEQANTHLSKCRKVQNELEEAEERADIAESQVNKLRAKSRDSGKGKEAAE is encoded by the exons ATGAGTACGGACGCGGAGATGGCCATTTATGGCAAAGCTGCTGTTTACCTTCGTAAGCCAGAAAAGGAGAGAATTGAGGCTCAAACTGCACCATTTGATGCCAAGAGTGCCTGCTATGTAGCCGATGTCAAGGAGCTGTACTTGAAGGCAAAAATCCTCAAGAAAGATGGTGGCAAAGTCACCGTTGAACTCCTGGACACTAAGGAG GAGAGGACAGTGAAAGAAGAAGATGTCCATCCAATGAACCCTCCCAAGTATGACAAGATTGAGGACATGGCCATGATGACCCATCTCAATGAAGCCTCTGTGCTGTATAACCTCAAAGAGCGTTTTTGCAGCATGGATGATCTA ACCTACTCTGGGTTGTTCTGTGCCACTGTGAACCCCTACAAGTGGCTCCCAGTGTACGATGCTGAATGTGTAAGTGCATATAGAGGCAAGAAGCGTATGGAGGCTCCACCCCAcatcttctctgtctctgacaACGCTTTTCAGTTCATGCTTACTG ataGGGAGAACCAGTCTGTCTTGATCAC TGGAGAATCTGGTGCTGGAAAGACTGTGAACACCAAGCGTGTCATCCAGTACTTTGCAACAATTGCAGTTGGTGGACCGAAGAGGGACGAATCAAAG GGGTCACTGGAGGATCAGATTATTGCAGCCAATCCCCTGCTGGAGGCCTATGGTAACGCCAAAACTATTAGGAATGACAACTCTTCTCGTTTT GGTAAATTCATCAGAATCCATTTCGGCACAACTGGCAAACTGTCTAGTGCTGATATTGAGACAT ATCTGCTGGAGAAGTCAAGAGTGACATACCAGCTTTCTGATGAAAGAGGCTACCACATCTTCTTCCAGATGATGACCGGCCACATCCCTGAGATACTTG ATCAGGCACTCATCACAACCAACCCCTACGACTTCCCCATGTGTAGCATGGGTCAGATCACTGTGGCCAGCATTGATGACAAAGTTGAGCTGGAAGCCACTGAT AATGCCATTGATATCCTGGGCTTCACTGGTGAAGAGAAGGTGAGCATCTACAGAATGACTGGTGCTGTGCTCCACCATGGTAACATGAAGTTCAAGCAGAAGCAGCGTGAGGAGCAGGCTGAGCCTGATGGCACAGAGG AGGCTGACAAGGTTGCTTACTTGCTGGGTCTGAACTCGGCTGACATGCTCAAGGCTCTGTGCTATCCCAGAGTGAAGGTCGGAAATGAATTTGTCACCAAGGGACAGACTGTACCTCAG GTGATGAACGCAGTGCCTGCCCTGGCCAAGTCGATCTATGAGAGGATGTTCTTGTGGATGGTTGTCCGTATCAACCAGAGTTTGGACACTAAACAAGCTAGACAGTTCTACATTGGTGTCCTGGATATCGCTGGCTTTGAAATCTTTGAC TTCAACACCTTGGAACAGCTGTGCATCAACTTCACCAATGAGAAACTGCAACAGTTCTTCAACCACACTATGTTTGTCCTGGAGCAAGAGGAGTACAAGAAGGAGGGTATTATCTGGGAGTTCATTGACTTTGGCATGGACTTGGCTGCTTGCATTGAGCTCATTGAAAAG CCCATGGGAATCTTCTCCATCCTCGAAGAGGAGTGCATGTTCCCCAAGGCCACAGACACATCCTTCAAGAACAAGCTGTATGACCAGCATCTtggcaaaaacaaagcatttgAAAAGCCTAAGCCCGCCAAGGGCAAGATTGAGGCCCACTTCTCCCTGGTGCACTACGCCGGTACCGTGGACTACAATATCGCTGGCTGGCTGGACAAGAACAAGGATCCACTGAATGAGTCTGTCATTCAGCTGTACCAGAAATCCCCAGTGAAACTGCTGGCTGTTCTGTATCCTCCCGTCGTTGAGG aAACTGGTGGTGCAAAGAAGGGTGGCAAGAAGAAGGGTGGTTCTATGCAGACTGTGTCTTCACAGTTTAGG GAGAACTTGGGCAAACTGATGACTAACTTGAGGAGCACCCATCCTCACTTTGTGCGCTGCCTGATTCCCAATGAGTCAAAGACTCCAG gTCTCATGGAGAACTTCCTGGTCATCCACCAGCTCAGGTGTAACGGTGTGCTGGAGGGTATCAGAATCTGCAGAAAAGGTTTCCCCAGCAGAATTCTCTATGCTGACTTCAAGCAGAG GTACAAGGTGCTGAATGCCAGTGTCATCCCCGAGGGCCAGTTCATTGACAACAAGAAGGCTTCAGAGAAGCTGCTTGGATCAATTGATGTTAATCATGATGAGTACAAATTCGGACACACCAAG GTGTTCTTCAAGGCCGGTCTGCTGGGTGTCCTagaggagatgagagatgaAAAACTGGCATCTCTGGTCACCATGACTCAGGCTTTGTGCCGTGGTTACCTCATGAGAAAAGAGTTTGTGAAGATGACAGCGACGAG GGATGCTGTATATACCATCCAGTACAATGTCCGCTCATTCATGAATGTCAAACACTGGCCATGGATGAAGGTGTACTACAAGATCAAGCCTCTGCTAAAGAGTGCTGAAACTGAGAAGGAGCTGGCAGCTATGAAGGAGAACTATGAAAAGATGACCACTGACTTGGCTGCTGCCCTGGCCAAGAAGAAGGAACTGGAGCAGAAGATGGTGTCCCTTCTGCAGGAGAAGAATGATCTGCAGCTCCAAGTAGCATCT GAATCAGAGAATCTGAATGATGCTGAAGAGAGATGTGAGGGACTTATCAAGAGTAAGATTCAGCTTGAGGCCAAACTCAAAGAGACAACCGAGAGactggaggatgaagaggaaatgAATGCTGAGCTCACTGCCAAGAAGAGAAAGCTGGAGGATGAATGCTCTGAGCTCAAGAAGGATATTGATGACCTGGAGCTTACCTTGGCCAAagtggaaaaagagaaacatgcCACAGAGAACAAG GTTAAGAATCTGACTGAGGAGATGGCCTCTCAAGATGAGAGCATTGCTAAGCTGACCAAGGAAAAGAAAGCCCTTCAGGAGGCTCATCAGCAGACTCTTGATGACCTGCAGGCAGAGGAAGACAAAGTCAACACTCTGACCAAGGCCAAGACCAAGCTTGAGCAGCAAGTGGATGAT CTTGAGGGTTCTCTGGAGCAAGAGAAGAAGCTCCGTATGGACCTTGAGAGAGCCAAGAGAAAGCTTGAGGGTGATCTGAAACTGGCCCAGGAATCCATCATGGATCTTGAGAATGACAAGCAGCAGTCTGATGAGAAGATCAAAAA GAAGGACTTTGAAATCAGTCAGCTCCTTAGCAAGATTGAAGATGAGCAGTCACTGGGTGCTCAGCTTCAGAAAAAGATCAAGGAGCTCCAG GCTCGTATTGAGGAACTGGAGGAGGAGATTGAGGCTGAGCGTGCTGCTCGTGCCAAGGTTGAGAAGCAGAGAGCTGACCTCTCCAGGGAACTtgaggagatcagtgagaggctGGAGGAGGCCGGCGGTGCCACTGCTGCTCAGATTGAGATGAACAAGAAGCGTGAAGCCGAGTTCCAGAAGCTCCGTCGTGATCTTGAGGAGTCCACTCTGCAGCATGAAGCCACCGCTGCTGCTCTTCGCAAGAAGCAGGCTGACAGcgtagctgagctgggagagcaGATCGACAACCTCCAGCGTGTAAAGCAGAAGCTTGAGAAGGAAAAGAGTGAATACAAGATGGAGATTGATGACCTCTCCAGCAACATGGAGGCTGTTGCTAAAGCCAAG GGAAATCTTGAAAAGATGTGCCGTACTCTAGAGGACCAACTCAGCGAACTGAAGACCAAGAATGATGAAAATGTCCGTCAAATCAATGACTCAAATGGACAGAAAGCACGTCTCCTCACAGAAAATG GTGAGTTCAGCCGTCAAATTGAAGAGAAAGAAGCTCTTGTTTCCCAGCTGACCAGAGGCAAACAGGCATTCACACAGCAGATTGAGGAGCTGAAGAGACAGATTGAAGAGGAGGTTAAG GCCAAGAATGCTCTTGCCCATGGACTGCAATCAGCCCGCCATGACTGTGATCTGCTGAGGGAGCAGtttgaggaggagcaggaggccaAGGCTGAGCTGCAGCGTGGAATGTCCAAGGCCAACGGTGAGGTGGCTCAGTGGAGAACTAAGTATGAAACTGATGCTATCCAGCGCACTGAGGAGCTTGAGGAATCCAA GAAAAAGCTGGCTCAGCGTCTTCAGGAGGCTGAGGAGCAGATTGAGGCAGTGAACTCCAAGTGTGCTTCTCTTGAGAAAACCAAACAGAGGCTCCAGAGTGAGGTGGAGGACCTCATGATTGATGTGGAGAGGGCCAATGGGCTGGCTGCCAACCTGGACAAGAAGCAGAGGAACTTTGACAAG GTGCTGGCAGAGTGGAAACAGAAGTTCGAGGAGGGTCAGGCCGAGCTCGAGGGAGCACAGAAGGAGGCTCGTTCTCTCAGCACTGAGCTGTTCAAGATGAAGAACTCTTATGAGGAatctctggatcagctggagaccATGAAGCGCGAAAACAAGAATCTGCAAC AGGAGATCTCAGATCTGACTGAACAGATTGGTGAGACTGGCAAAAGCATCCATGAGCTGGAGAAGTCCAAGAAGCAGGTGGAGACCGAGAAGGCTGAGATCCAGACGGCTCTTGAAGAAGCTGAG GGAACTCTGGAACACGAAGAGTCTAAGATCCTGCGTGTCCAGCTGGAGCTCAACCAGATTAAGGGTGAGGTGGACAGGAAGCTGGCAGAGAAAGATGAGGAGATGGAGCAGATCAAGAGGAACAGCCAGAGGGTGATTGACTCCATGCAGAGCACTCTGGATTCTGAGGTCAGGAGCAGAAACGATGCCCTGAGAATCAAGAAGAAGATGGAGGGAGACCTGAATGAGATGGAGATTCAGCTGAGCCATGCCAATCGCCAGGCTGCTGAGTCCCAGAAGCAGCTGAGGAATGTGCAGGCGCAGCTGAAG GATGCACAACTGCACCTTGATGATGCCGTCAGAGCACAGGAAGACTTCAAGGAACAAGCTGCTATGGTGGATCGCAGGAACGGTCTGATGGTAGCTGAAATCGAGGAACTTAGAGCTGCTCtggaacagacagagagaggtcgCAAAGTTGCTGAGCAGGAGCTGGTGGATGCCAGTGAGCGTGTTGGACTTCTGCACTCTCAG AACACAAGCCTTCTGAACTCCAAGAAGAAGCTTGAGTCTGACCTGGTCCAGGTCCAGAGTGAAGTGGATGACACTGTTCAGGAAGCAAGAAATGCAGAGGAGAAGGCCAAGAAGGCCATCACTGAT GCtgctatgatggctgaggagctgaagaaggagCAGGATACCAGCGCTCACCtggagaggatgaagaagaacctGGAGGTCGCTGTGAAGGACCTGCAGCACCGCCTGGATGAGGCTGAGAACCTGGCCATGAAGGGTGGCAAGAAGCAGCTCCAGAAACTCGAGTCCAGG GTGCGTGAACTGGAGGCAGAGGTTGAGGCTGAGCAGAGACGCGGAGCAGATGCCATTAAGGGTGTCCGCAAATATGAGAGGAGGGTGAAGGAGCTCACCTATCAG ACTGAGGAGGACAAGAAAAACGTCGgcaggctgcaggatctggtTGACAAACTGCAGCTGAAGGTCAAGGCCTACAAGAGGCAGGCTGAGGAGGCG GAGGAGCAGGCCAACACTCATCTGTCCAAGTGCAGGAAGGTTCAGAAtgagctggaggaggctgaggagCGCGCTGACATCGCAGAGTCCCAGGTCAACAAGCTGAGGGCAAAGAGCCGTGACTCTGGCAAG GGAAAAGAAGCAGCAGAGTAA